Proteins encoded in a region of the Paenibacillus thermoaerophilus genome:
- a CDS encoding cytochrome (ubi)quinol oxidase subunit III — protein sequence MSATHHAHGSLPAEPEKATLEGRNKILGFWLFLGGETVLFGTLFATFLGYNNVKGIGDGPDPAHLFDLKLVALATLILLVSSLTSVFAVQAMHRHDKSKMLLWFGVTVVLGLAFLGLEIYEFVHYVHEGHTFSTSAFSSAFYTLVGFHGAHVLFGSLWIALLMLQLVKKGLTVVTAPKCYVAALYWHFVDLVWVFIFTVVYLMSKVG from the coding sequence ATGAGCGCAACCCATCATGCTCACGGCAGTCTGCCGGCGGAGCCGGAAAAAGCGACGCTGGAAGGCCGCAACAAGATTCTCGGTTTCTGGTTATTCCTCGGCGGCGAGACGGTTCTGTTCGGTACCTTGTTCGCCACGTTCCTGGGTTACAATAACGTGAAAGGGATCGGGGACGGCCCCGATCCGGCTCACCTGTTCGATCTGAAGCTTGTCGCTCTCGCCACGCTCATCCTGCTTGTGAGCTCCCTGACGAGCGTATTCGCGGTACAGGCGATGCACCGTCACGACAAGTCCAAGATGCTGCTGTGGTTCGGCGTTACCGTCGTGCTTGGCCTTGCGTTCCTGGGCCTGGAGATTTACGAGTTCGTCCACTACGTGCATGAAGGCCATACGTTCTCGACCAGCGCGTTCAGCTCGGCGTTTTATACGCTTGTCGGCTTCCACGGCGCCCACGTTCTTTTCGGTTCGCTCTGGATTGCGCTGCTGATGCTTCAGTTGGTGAAGAAAGGTCTGACCGTCGTAACGGCTCCGAAGTGTTATGTCGCCGCGTTGTACTGGCACTTTGTCGACCTGGTTTGGGTTTTCATCTTCACTGTAGTATACTTGATGTCAAAGGTGGGCTAA
- a CDS encoding HD-GYP domain-containing protein, with translation MRKVHISSVTPGSKTARPIFTETGSILLGAGIELTPRYLDRLRLMGIDTVYVEDARTEGIEPIDPISDETRREAVQTIHGTIQQLLKAQDVRSRSSVPMIGSAFREVFTNILDDLSSMPNVLVNLTNIQVMEGYLFHHSVNVAVLAGIIGMARGYNKQQLTDLGVGALLFDVGMTLLPKELHAHQGPLSEEDWKKVWKHTEDGFNLLRNQHDISLLSAHCALQHHERYDGSGYPRGLKGSEIHEYAQIVGIADVFDAMTSARPFRPRHTPSEATEFLFASGNSKFDIQLIRQFLGHVAIYPVASTVKLNTGQTGVVARNDPRAPHRPVVRILEEKPGVPVQNPYELDLQKETTIVILSSD, from the coding sequence TTGAGAAAAGTGCACATATCATCCGTTACACCTGGTTCAAAGACGGCCCGCCCGATCTTCACCGAAACCGGCAGCATCCTGCTGGGCGCCGGGATCGAGCTCACGCCCCGGTATTTGGACCGGCTCCGTTTGATGGGCATCGATACTGTCTATGTGGAGGATGCGCGAACCGAAGGCATTGAGCCGATTGATCCGATCTCGGACGAAACCCGCCGTGAAGCGGTTCAAACGATTCACGGCACGATTCAGCAATTGTTGAAAGCCCAGGATGTCCGGTCGCGGTCGTCCGTGCCCATGATCGGCAGCGCGTTCCGGGAAGTGTTCACGAATATATTGGACGACTTGTCGTCGATGCCGAACGTTCTCGTCAATCTGACGAATATTCAGGTTATGGAAGGCTATTTGTTCCATCATTCCGTGAACGTTGCGGTGCTGGCCGGCATTATCGGGATGGCCAGAGGATACAACAAGCAGCAGTTGACCGACCTCGGAGTCGGCGCTTTGCTGTTCGACGTGGGAATGACGCTGCTCCCGAAGGAGCTGCATGCTCACCAAGGGCCGCTAAGCGAAGAAGACTGGAAAAAAGTATGGAAGCATACCGAGGACGGCTTCAATCTGCTCCGGAACCAGCACGACATCTCGCTGCTGTCCGCCCACTGCGCTCTCCAGCATCACGAGCGGTACGACGGGTCCGGTTATCCGCGCGGGCTGAAAGGCTCGGAAATCCACGAATACGCCCAGATTGTCGGCATTGCCGACGTATTCGACGCGATGACCTCCGCCCGGCCGTTCCGTCCCCGGCATACGCCCAGCGAAGCAACCGAGTTTCTGTTCGCTTCCGGCAATTCCAAATTCGATATCCAGTTGATCCGGCAGTTTCTCGGCCATGTGGCCATCTATCCGGTGGCCAGCACGGTGAAATTAAACACCGGACAGACAGGCGTCGTGGCCCGCAACGACCCGCGCGCGCCGCACCGTCCGGTCGTCCGCATACTGGAGGAGAAACCGGGAGTGCCCGTTCAGAATCCCTACGAGCTGGATTTGCAAAAAGAAACGACCATCGTTATTTTGTCTTCCGATTGA
- the ctaD gene encoding cytochrome c oxidase subunit I, with translation MAHAHTVKRYTGLMDWLTTVDHKKIGILYLIGGGLFFLLGGLEAILIRIQLMYPQNDFLDASTYNQVLTMHGTTMIFLAVMPIIFAFMNAIIPLQIGARDVAYPFVNAVGFWMFFLGGLLLNVSWFFNGAPDAGWTSYVPLANNEYSGKGVDFYVLGLQIAGIGTLAGGINFLVTIINMRAPGMTFMRMPLFTWTSFITSALILFAFPAITVGLVLLMFERLFSANYFDVAAGGNIVLWQHIFWIFGHPEVYILILPAFGIISEIVSTFARKRLFGYSAMVFATALIGFLGFMVWVHHMFTTGLGPIGNAIFSIATMLIAIPTGIKIFNWIFTMWGGQYSFNTASLFAAGFIPTFVMGGVTGVMLAAPAADWQYHDSYFVVAHFHYVIVGGLVFGLLAGLHYWWPKMFGRMLNETIGKFSFWTFFIGFHMTFLVQHFLGLWGMPRRIFTFLENQGLDELNFISTIGALLMGVSTIAILVNIAVTQMKPRNAPADPWDGRTLEWSIPSPAPEYNFKQIPLVRGLDALFKEKIEGKKEMTPAEPLGPIHMPSPSILPFTMSIGLFIAGFGFMYARWDFDNGFLDAIFGHYIVAGAGLLITLVSMLLRSVFDDHGYHIEVEELEKEVHA, from the coding sequence GTGGCACACGCACATACTGTAAAGCGCTACACAGGACTGATGGATTGGCTGACGACCGTCGACCACAAAAAAATCGGTATCCTGTATTTGATCGGCGGGGGCCTGTTCTTCTTGCTTGGCGGCCTGGAAGCCATCCTGATCCGGATTCAGCTCATGTATCCGCAAAACGATTTTCTCGATGCATCGACCTACAACCAAGTGTTGACGATGCACGGCACCACCATGATCTTCCTGGCGGTAATGCCGATTATCTTCGCGTTTATGAACGCGATCATTCCGCTGCAGATCGGCGCGCGCGACGTCGCGTATCCGTTCGTCAACGCCGTCGGCTTCTGGATGTTCTTCCTCGGCGGCTTGCTGCTGAACGTAAGCTGGTTCTTTAACGGCGCGCCTGACGCAGGATGGACTTCTTACGTGCCGCTGGCGAACAACGAATACTCCGGCAAGGGTGTAGACTTCTACGTGCTGGGGCTTCAGATCGCGGGGATCGGCACGCTGGCGGGCGGCATCAACTTCCTGGTTACGATCATCAACATGCGCGCGCCGGGAATGACGTTCATGCGCATGCCGCTGTTCACCTGGACGTCCTTTATTACGTCCGCGCTGATTCTGTTCGCCTTCCCGGCGATTACGGTCGGCCTTGTCCTGCTGATGTTTGAGCGTCTGTTCTCGGCGAACTACTTCGACGTCGCGGCAGGCGGCAACATCGTGCTCTGGCAGCATATTTTCTGGATTTTCGGTCACCCTGAGGTATACATTCTGATTTTGCCGGCCTTCGGCATTATCTCGGAAATCGTCAGCACGTTCGCGCGCAAGCGCCTGTTCGGATACAGCGCGATGGTGTTCGCGACCGCGCTGATCGGCTTCCTCGGCTTCATGGTTTGGGTACACCACATGTTTACGACGGGTCTCGGCCCGATCGGCAATGCGATTTTCTCGATCGCGACGATGCTGATCGCGATCCCGACCGGCATCAAGATCTTCAACTGGATCTTCACGATGTGGGGCGGACAATATTCGTTCAACACCGCGAGCTTGTTCGCGGCAGGCTTCATCCCGACGTTCGTCATGGGCGGCGTCACGGGCGTTATGCTTGCGGCCCCCGCTGCCGACTGGCAATACCATGACAGCTATTTCGTCGTCGCGCACTTCCACTACGTTATCGTAGGCGGTCTGGTGTTCGGCCTGCTGGCGGGCCTGCACTACTGGTGGCCGAAAATGTTCGGCCGCATGCTGAACGAAACCATCGGCAAGTTCTCGTTCTGGACGTTCTTTATCGGATTCCATATGACGTTCCTCGTGCAGCACTTCCTGGGTCTGTGGGGGATGCCGCGCCGGATTTTCACGTTCCTTGAAAACCAGGGGCTGGACGAACTGAACTTCATCAGTACGATCGGAGCCCTGCTCATGGGCGTCAGCACGATCGCGATTCTCGTCAATATCGCCGTGACGCAAATGAAGCCGCGCAACGCTCCGGCCGACCCGTGGGACGGACGTACGCTGGAATGGTCGATCCCGTCTCCGGCTCCGGAGTACAACTTCAAGCAGATTCCGCTTGTACGCGGTCTGGATGCGCTGTTCAAGGAAAAAATCGAAGGCAAAAAGGAAATGACGCCGGCCGAGCCGCTCGGTCCGATTCATATGCCGTCGCCTTCCATTCTTCCGTTCACGATGTCGATCGGCTTGTTTATCGCCGGCTTCGGCTTCATGTATGCCCGTTGGGACTTCGATAACGGATTCCTGGACGCGATCTTCGGCCATTACATCGTTGCGGGCGCCGGTTTGCTGATCACGCTGGTGAGCATGCTGCTGCGTTCGGTATTTGACGACCACGGATATCACATCGAAGTCGAGGAACTCGAGAAGGAGGTACATGCATGA
- the coxB gene encoding cytochrome c oxidase subunit II, producing the protein MSRWKQLWRIVPLLAMLSLLLSGCGQENLSALQPKGPVAEKQLTLITISISVMIFVLIVVFVLYAYVLVKYRRKKGQTEYPKQVEGNHKLEIIWTVIPFFLLLIIAVPTVKYTFELDKDYSKDPNALQVRVSAHQFWWEFEYLDQKVKTAQDLVIPTGRVVSFHLETADVIHSFWVPALGGKKDTNPGMTNYLFLKANEPGVYLGKCAELCGQSHALMDFKVRAVPQEEFDRWITAMQTPTKEPATELAKQGETIFKQSCISCHAIYATDDKGERRVLGGGAGPNLVNFGNRETVAGILYNSDEIGGPIDPEKQKKNVRDWLKDPQKIKPGNMMPNLQKVEGSQMEYVVEGGPLSDQQIDALVEFLVGQKQ; encoded by the coding sequence ATGAGTCGGTGGAAGCAGCTATGGCGGATCGTCCCACTGCTCGCGATGCTGTCTCTTCTTCTCTCTGGATGCGGCCAAGAGAATTTGTCCGCGCTTCAGCCGAAGGGACCGGTTGCCGAAAAGCAGCTGACGTTGATTACGATCTCCATTAGCGTCATGATTTTCGTTTTGATCGTCGTGTTTGTGCTTTATGCTTACGTTCTGGTGAAATATCGCCGGAAGAAAGGGCAAACGGAATACCCGAAGCAGGTGGAAGGAAACCACAAGCTGGAAATCATCTGGACGGTGATTCCGTTTTTCCTGCTGCTCATCATCGCAGTCCCGACCGTGAAATACACGTTCGAGCTGGATAAAGACTACTCGAAAGATCCGAACGCGCTGCAAGTGCGCGTAAGCGCCCATCAGTTCTGGTGGGAGTTCGAGTATCTCGACCAAAAGGTAAAAACCGCGCAGGATCTCGTTATCCCGACAGGCAGAGTGGTCTCTTTCCACCTGGAGACGGCTGACGTCATCCACTCGTTCTGGGTGCCGGCGCTGGGCGGCAAAAAAGACACGAACCCCGGTATGACCAACTATCTGTTCCTGAAGGCGAACGAGCCGGGCGTATACTTGGGCAAATGCGCGGAATTGTGCGGCCAGTCCCACGCGCTGATGGACTTTAAAGTACGCGCCGTTCCGCAGGAAGAGTTCGATCGCTGGATTACGGCCATGCAGACGCCGACGAAGGAGCCGGCGACCGAACTGGCGAAGCAAGGCGAGACGATCTTCAAGCAATCGTGTATCTCCTGCCACGCGATCTACGCGACGGACGACAAAGGAGAACGCAGGGTTCTGGGCGGCGGAGCCGGTCCGAACCTCGTCAACTTCGGAAACCGCGAGACGGTTGCCGGTATCTTGTACAACTCCGATGAGATCGGCGGACCGATCGATCCGGAAAAACAAAAGAAAAACGTGCGTGATTGGTTGAAAGACCCACAAAAAATAAAACCAGGCAACATGATGCCGAATCTGCAAAAGGTCGAAGGCAGCCAGATGGAATATGTCGTCGAAGGCGGCCCGCTCAGCGACCAGCAGATCGATGCATTGGTCGAATTCCTGGTCGGTCAGAAACAGTAA
- the motA gene encoding flagellar motor stator protein MotA, which yields MERSTIIGIVLGLTALIGGMFFKHAPITALVNPAAFLIIIVGTAASLFVGFPMSDLKKFPKLIKLIFKKQELLPKKQLIAMFIEWVTITRREGLLALESKVDDIQDPFLRNGMRMIIDGNDQEFIHDVLMEEINAMEERHRSGAQIFSQAGMYAPTLGVLGAVVGLIAALGNLSDINALGQSIAAAFVATLLGIFTGYVLWHPIANKLKQLSKKEVEIKLMMVEGLLSIQSGISAIAIEQKLAVFLSPTERYAEDAENEEETSREAKAQAAS from the coding sequence ATGGAGCGTTCTACGATTATCGGCATAGTGTTGGGCCTCACCGCCCTGATCGGGGGAATGTTTTTCAAGCATGCCCCGATAACGGCGCTGGTGAATCCCGCGGCCTTCCTGATTATTATCGTCGGCACGGCCGCTTCCCTCTTTGTGGGATTTCCCATGTCCGACCTCAAAAAATTCCCGAAACTGATCAAATTGATATTCAAGAAGCAGGAGCTTCTGCCCAAAAAGCAACTGATCGCCATGTTTATCGAATGGGTGACAATCACCCGCCGTGAAGGTCTGCTGGCGCTCGAAAGCAAAGTGGACGATATCCAGGACCCGTTTTTGCGGAACGGCATGCGGATGATAATCGACGGCAACGACCAGGAATTCATTCACGACGTATTAATGGAAGAAATAAATGCGATGGAGGAACGGCACCGCAGCGGTGCGCAAATTTTCTCGCAAGCCGGCATGTACGCCCCGACGCTCGGGGTTCTCGGCGCGGTTGTCGGTTTGATCGCGGCGCTCGGCAACCTGAGCGACATCAACGCGCTCGGCCAATCGATCGCGGCCGCGTTCGTCGCGACGCTGCTCGGTATATTCACCGGCTACGTGCTGTGGCATCCGATCGCCAATAAGCTGAAGCAGCTCAGCAAGAAGGAAGTCGAGATCAAGCTCATGATGGTGGAAGGCCTGCTGTCCATCCAATCCGGCATCTCGGCGATCGCGATTGAACAAAAACTGGCCGTATTCCTGTCCCCGACGGAGCGTTATGCGGAAGACGCCGAGAACGAGGAGGAAACCAGCCGTGAAGCGAAGGCACAAGCAGCATCATGA
- a CDS encoding flagellar motor protein MotB gives MKRRHKQHHEEHADETWLIPYSDLLTLLLALFIVLFASSTLDAKKFDKLKQSFSSAFEGGIHFFQLSPTLPLETNEFAVDPAGTQMKRLDKEEEQRLEQIRQETEDLKNLQEKLNDYIAMNNLSSQLETQLTEDMLKITIRDQTLFDSGSATVKPESRKLAVAIADMLAQYPKYKVEIAGHTDNVPIRTAEFDSNWELSFQRAYNFMKLLAQNPGIDPARFMPVPHGEYSPIESNDTAEGRAKNRRVEVSILKSAVTERKTDLEGVPQAIPAANP, from the coding sequence GTGAAGCGAAGGCACAAGCAGCATCATGAGGAGCATGCCGACGAGACTTGGCTGATTCCTTACTCCGACTTGTTGACGCTACTGCTCGCCTTGTTTATCGTTCTGTTCGCTTCCAGCACGCTTGACGCGAAAAAGTTCGATAAGCTCAAACAGTCCTTCTCGTCCGCATTTGAAGGAGGCATTCATTTCTTTCAATTAAGCCCGACGCTGCCGCTCGAGACGAACGAATTCGCCGTCGACCCCGCCGGCACGCAGATGAAGAGGCTGGATAAGGAAGAGGAGCAGCGGCTGGAGCAGATCCGCCAGGAAACCGAAGATCTGAAGAATCTTCAAGAAAAGCTGAACGACTATATCGCCATGAACAATTTGTCGTCGCAATTGGAGACCCAATTGACGGAGGACATGCTGAAAATCACCATTCGCGACCAGACGCTGTTTGATTCGGGAAGCGCCACCGTCAAGCCGGAATCCCGCAAGCTGGCGGTCGCCATCGCGGACATGCTGGCGCAGTATCCGAAATACAAGGTCGAGATCGCCGGCCATACCGACAACGTGCCGATCCGGACGGCGGAATTCGACTCCAACTGGGAGCTCAGCTTTCAGCGCGCCTACAATTTCATGAAGCTGCTCGCGCAAAACCCCGGCATCGACCCCGCCCGGTTCATGCCCGTGCCGCACGGCGAGTACAGCCCTATCGAAAGCAACGACACGGCTGAAGGCCGCGCGAAAAACCGGCGTGTCGAAGTGTCGATCCTGAAGTCGGCCGTTACCGAACGCAAAACGGATTTGGAGGGCGTCCCCCAAGCGATTCCCGCCGCCAATCCGTAG
- a CDS encoding Cof-type HAD-IIB family hydrolase yields the protein MAYKLITIDVDDTLLTDDHRITEGTKAALAEAVSRGVVVTLATGRMFLSAKQIAKQLELNVPIITYQGSLVKTLLDEQVLYERSVPQPVAKRFYEYCQEHGLHLHVYNDDTLYVPNDGPKSRDYAALSNIPYTVEPDFSKLIELPLTKMLMIDEPAKLDALVPELQAMFGGEAHVTKSKPNFLEILHPEATKGHAVRFLADYYGCDLSEVISIGDSWNDKEMLEVAGLGVAMGNAIEPLKAVADYVTLTNNEEGVRHVVEKFVLNR from the coding sequence TTGGCTTACAAGCTTATTACAATTGACGTGGACGATACGCTGCTGACCGATGACCACCGGATCACCGAGGGGACGAAGGCCGCTCTGGCGGAAGCCGTCTCCCGCGGCGTTGTCGTGACCCTGGCGACGGGCCGCATGTTTTTGTCCGCCAAACAGATCGCGAAGCAGTTGGAGCTGAACGTGCCGATTATTACGTATCAAGGCTCGCTGGTGAAAACCTTGCTGGACGAGCAGGTGTTATATGAGAGATCCGTGCCTCAGCCGGTGGCGAAGCGTTTCTACGAGTATTGCCAGGAGCACGGGCTTCACCTTCACGTGTATAACGACGATACGCTGTATGTGCCGAACGACGGGCCGAAAAGCCGGGATTACGCCGCCTTGTCGAACATTCCGTATACGGTGGAGCCGGATTTCAGCAAGCTGATCGAGCTGCCTTTGACCAAAATGCTCATGATCGACGAGCCGGCGAAGCTTGACGCGCTTGTGCCGGAGCTTCAGGCCATGTTCGGCGGCGAGGCGCACGTGACGAAGTCGAAGCCGAACTTCCTGGAGATTCTTCATCCCGAGGCCACCAAAGGACACGCCGTCCGTTTTCTGGCGGACTATTACGGCTGCGACCTCTCCGAAGTGATCTCGATCGGGGACAGTTGGAACGATAAAGAAATGCTTGAAGTGGCGGGCTTGGGCGTCGCCATGGGCAACGCGATCGAGCCGCTGAAGGCCGTGGCCGATTACGTCACGCTGACGAACAACGAAGAAGGCGTTCGCCACGTCGTCGAGAAATTCGTCCTCAATCGCTGA